A window from bacterium encodes these proteins:
- a CDS encoding cytochrome c, with translation MRSRFGAIALLAIPGVLAWALCASAASEPNPARQAELRYMVQQDCGSCHGLRFKGGLGPAILPENLKGKSTEALARVILDGVPGTAMPPWRPLLTEDEATWIARLLQKGFTDAP, from the coding sequence ATGCGTAGCCGCTTCGGTGCGATCGCCCTGCTAGCGATACCGGGCGTGCTTGCCTGGGCCCTCTGCGCGTCGGCCGCCTCCGAGCCGAATCCCGCGCGTCAGGCGGAGCTGCGCTACATGGTCCAGCAGGATTGCGGCTCGTGCCACGGCCTGCGCTTCAAGGGAGGGCTCGGGCCCGCGATCCTGCCCGAGAACCTGAAGGGCAAGTCCACCGAGGCCCTGGCCCGCGTCATCCTCGACGGGGTGCCCGGCACCGCCATGCCTCCCTGGCGCCCTCTTCTCACCGAGGACGAGGCGACCTGGATCGCCCGCTTGCTTCAGAAAGGCTTCACCGATGCGCCTTAA
- the cobA gene encoding uroporphyrinogen-III C-methyltransferase, whose product MNTGCVYLVGAGPGDPELLTLKALRLLREADVVIYDRLVSEAVLALLPPGVMRVYVGKAASRHSVPQDQINERLVKLAKAGRRVVRLKGGDPFVFGRGSEEAEELAAHGIPFEVVPGITSASACSAYAGIPLTHRGLATGVRFVTGHCREGVPLELDWESLADPNTTLAVYMGTANADVISDRLIAAGLDRDTPVGLIENGTTPRQRVAITTLAGLATEIARKAFKPPTLIVIGKVVSLAETLAWTPAHPTEEFSAHA is encoded by the coding sequence ATGAACACCGGATGCGTCTATCTCGTCGGGGCTGGGCCCGGGGATCCCGAGCTCTTGACCCTCAAGGCCCTTCGCCTGCTGCGCGAGGCCGACGTGGTCATCTACGATCGCCTGGTCAGCGAGGCCGTCCTCGCGCTCTTGCCGCCCGGGGTCATGCGCGTCTACGTAGGCAAGGCCGCGAGCCGCCACTCTGTGCCGCAGGACCAGATCAACGAGCGCCTGGTCAAGCTCGCCAAGGCGGGCCGCCGCGTGGTCCGCCTCAAGGGGGGCGACCCCTTCGTCTTCGGGCGCGGCAGCGAGGAGGCCGAAGAGCTCGCTGCTCACGGCATCCCGTTCGAGGTGGTCCCGGGCATCACCTCGGCCTCGGCCTGCAGCGCCTACGCCGGTATCCCTCTCACTCACCGGGGCCTCGCGACCGGGGTCCGCTTCGTGACCGGTCACTGCCGCGAAGGCGTCCCACTCGAGCTCGACTGGGAGTCCCTGGCGGATCCGAACACCACCCTGGCGGTCTACATGGGCACCGCGAACGCCGACGTCATCAGCGATCGCCTCATCGCGGCCGGCCTGGACCGCGATACCCCCGTCGGTCTGATCGAGAACGGCACCACCCCGCGCCAGCGGGTGGCCATCACGACGCTGGCCGGCCTCGCGACCGAGATCGCCCGCAAGGCCTTCAAGCCCCCTACCCTCATCGTGATCGGCAAGGTGGTCAGCCTGGCCGAGACCCTCGCGTGGACGCCTGCTCACCCGACCGAGGAGTTCAGCGCTCATGCGTAG
- a CDS encoding c-type cytochrome encodes MYRKLILTAGVAMLASIPLAPGLMAKAQTPSVPSMTDKEFDRGKEIFFQRCAGCHGVLRKGATGKPLTTDITRKRGYEYLKNMITNGSPGGMPNFGTSNELTAGEVDIMARYVMQEPPQPPEFGMKEMMASYKEIVPPAKRPKKQLNKLNLKNLFSVTLRDSGEVALIDGDSKKIVTIVKTGYAVHISRMSASGRYLYVIGRDGKINLIDLWMETPDNVAEIKIGMEARSVETSKFKGFEDKYAIAGAYWPPQYVIMEGETLKPLKIVSTRGMTVDTQDFHPEPRVASIVSSHYNPTFIVNVKETGKILAVDYKDLKNLTATEIEAARFLHDGGFDSTGRYFMVAANASNKIAVVDTKTNKLASLVEVGKTPHPGRGANWVDPQFGPVWATGHLGDDSITLIGTDPIKHPKQAWKVVRTLYGQGGGSLFLKTHPKSNNLWVDTPLNPEKEISESVAVWNVKQPDQDPAIINVVKAAGVPGGRVVQGEYNVKGDEIWFSVWAPKDQESALVVFDDKTRKVKTVIKDKRLITPTGKFNVYNTMHDIY; translated from the coding sequence ATGTACCGGAAACTGATCCTGACGGCCGGCGTTGCCATGCTGGCGTCCATTCCCCTCGCCCCTGGCCTCATGGCCAAGGCGCAGACGCCCTCGGTGCCGAGCATGACCGACAAGGAGTTCGATCGCGGCAAGGAGATCTTCTTCCAGCGCTGCGCCGGCTGCCACGGGGTCCTGCGCAAGGGCGCTACCGGCAAGCCCCTCACCACCGACATCACCCGCAAGCGGGGCTACGAGTACCTCAAGAACATGATCACCAACGGCTCGCCGGGCGGCATGCCGAACTTCGGGACCTCCAACGAGCTGACTGCGGGCGAAGTCGACATCATGGCCCGCTACGTCATGCAGGAGCCGCCCCAGCCGCCCGAGTTCGGGATGAAGGAGATGATGGCCTCCTACAAGGAGATCGTCCCCCCCGCCAAGCGCCCCAAGAAGCAGCTGAACAAGCTCAACCTCAAGAACCTGTTCTCGGTGACCCTGCGCGACAGCGGCGAGGTCGCCCTGATCGACGGGGATTCCAAGAAGATCGTCACCATCGTCAAGACGGGCTACGCGGTCCACATCTCGCGCATGTCGGCCTCGGGCCGCTACCTCTACGTCATCGGCCGTGACGGCAAGATCAACCTGATCGACCTGTGGATGGAGACCCCCGACAACGTGGCCGAGATCAAGATCGGCATGGAAGCCCGCTCGGTCGAGACCTCCAAGTTCAAGGGCTTCGAGGACAAGTACGCGATCGCCGGCGCCTACTGGCCGCCCCAGTACGTGATCATGGAGGGCGAGACCCTCAAGCCCCTCAAGATCGTCTCGACCCGCGGCATGACCGTCGACACCCAGGACTTCCACCCCGAGCCCCGCGTGGCCTCGATCGTCTCCTCGCACTACAACCCGACCTTCATCGTGAACGTCAAGGAGACGGGCAAGATCCTCGCGGTCGACTACAAGGACCTCAAGAACCTGACGGCCACCGAGATCGAGGCGGCTCGCTTCCTGCACGACGGCGGCTTCGACTCGACCGGCCGCTACTTCATGGTCGCCGCCAACGCCTCCAACAAGATCGCGGTGGTCGACACCAAGACCAACAAGCTCGCCTCCCTCGTCGAGGTCGGCAAGACCCCGCACCCCGGCCGCGGCGCCAACTGGGTCGATCCCCAGTTCGGGCCCGTCTGGGCCACCGGCCACCTGGGCGACGATTCGATCACCTTGATCGGGACCGACCCCATCAAGCATCCCAAGCAGGCCTGGAAGGTCGTCCGGACCCTCTACGGCCAGGGCGGCGGCTCATTGTTCCTCAAGACCCACCCCAAGTCCAACAACCTCTGGGTGGACACCCCGCTCAACCCCGAGAAGGAGATCAGCGAGTCGGTGGCTGTCTGGAACGTCAAGCAGCCTGACCAGGACCCCGCGATCATCAACGTCGTCAAGGCGGCGGGTGTGCCCGGCGGCCGCGTCGTCCAGGGCGAGTACAACGTCAAGGGCGACGAGATCTGGTTCTCGGTCTGGGCCCCCAAGGACCAGGAGTCCGCGCTGGTCGTGTTCGACGACAAGACCCGGAAGGTGAAGACGGTCATCAAGGACAAGCGCCTCATCACCCCGACCGGCAAATTCAACGTCTACAACACGATGCACGACATTTACTAG